One genomic segment of Pedobacter endophyticus includes these proteins:
- a CDS encoding OmpA family protein yields MGKNLLTKCLFMLCLLAIIIPVRAQFVIKEADKQYELFNYSKAVDLYEQAYKKKETLHAAERLANAYNYMFNYKQAESWFAIASKFPKTDPENILGYAKALQQNSKYTEAKIQYQNYIALKKDAPAAEQAMWLNSCDSALKWIKNPKMVELTNKKELNSSQSDWGAFKYENGVVFTSDRPQSGTESKEGKPFLKFDGANKPSTTVYGWTGNGYLKLYYKPSAADSVQLFPLNTGTKYHVGSASFTRDGKTMYFTLTRITSELERLKKKPSTVNIEIFSSTKAADGTWSEPVAFAYNNINKYSVGDPFITADGNSLYFSSNMPGGLGGTDIYVTLKTDAGDWGRPTNLKEVNTAGDDRCPVFDNQDNFYFSSNGRLGMGGLDVFRALKEGGGISKIENLGYPFNSPQDDFGFSIDEKGGIVYLSSNREGGLGSDDIYSIDQTAILAFKLEGTVYNKKTNQPLTSALVSLAKVNGSVVKTETDENGRYKFNLAKESEYNVSADKTGYRSDTENLATIGLTTSQVLKQDLYLEPIVRNAAIRLENIYYDFDKWNIRPDAAIELDKLVQIMTENPTIWIELGSHTDSRGKDAYNLSLSQKRAESAVAYIISKGINRNRIEAKGYGETQLLNRCANGVKCSETEHQLNRRTEFKIVKE; encoded by the coding sequence ATGGGAAAAAATTTACTCACTAAATGCCTTTTCATGTTGTGCTTGCTTGCCATAATTATTCCGGTAAGAGCACAGTTTGTGATTAAAGAGGCCGACAAGCAGTACGAATTATTTAACTATAGCAAGGCGGTAGATTTGTATGAACAAGCCTATAAAAAGAAAGAAACCTTACATGCCGCAGAGCGTTTAGCCAATGCTTATAATTACATGTTCAATTATAAGCAGGCAGAAAGCTGGTTTGCCATTGCTTCAAAATTTCCAAAAACCGACCCTGAGAATATTCTGGGCTATGCCAAAGCTTTACAGCAAAACTCAAAATATACCGAGGCGAAAATTCAATACCAGAATTACATTGCGCTGAAAAAGGATGCACCTGCTGCGGAACAAGCAATGTGGCTCAACTCGTGCGACTCTGCCCTGAAATGGATTAAAAATCCGAAAATGGTTGAGTTGACCAACAAAAAAGAGTTAAATAGCAGTCAATCCGATTGGGGCGCTTTTAAATACGAAAACGGCGTAGTGTTTACCTCAGATCGACCTCAATCCGGAACCGAATCCAAAGAGGGCAAACCATTTTTGAAGTTCGACGGCGCCAACAAACCGAGTACAACAGTTTACGGCTGGACAGGTAACGGCTATTTAAAACTCTATTACAAGCCATCAGCCGCAGATAGCGTACAATTGTTCCCCTTAAATACCGGAACGAAATATCATGTTGGTTCGGCAAGCTTCACCCGCGATGGCAAGACGATGTACTTTACCTTAACCCGTATAACGAGCGAATTAGAGCGTTTAAAGAAAAAACCAAGCACCGTAAACATTGAGATTTTCAGCAGCACTAAGGCGGCCGATGGCACCTGGAGCGAACCGGTTGCTTTCGCATACAACAACATCAATAAATATTCAGTAGGCGATCCGTTTATTACTGCCGATGGTAACAGCTTGTATTTTAGCTCAAATATGCCGGGCGGCTTGGGTGGAACAGACATTTATGTAACCTTAAAAACCGATGCCGGAGATTGGGGAAGACCGACCAACCTAAAAGAAGTGAATACCGCCGGAGACGACCGGTGTCCTGTGTTTGATAATCAGGATAATTTTTACTTTTCGAGTAATGGGCGACTAGGAATGGGCGGTTTAGACGTTTTCAGGGCTTTGAAAGAAGGCGGTGGCATCAGCAAGATAGAGAACCTCGGTTATCCGTTCAATTCACCACAAGATGATTTCGGATTCAGCATTGATGAAAAAGGTGGCATTGTTTACCTTTCATCAAACCGTGAAGGCGGACTTGGAAGTGATGACATTTATTCCATCGATCAGACCGCTATTTTAGCTTTCAAACTTGAAGGAACCGTTTATAACAAAAAGACCAATCAGCCCTTAACCAGTGCGTTGGTTAGCTTAGCAAAGGTAAATGGATCGGTTGTAAAAACTGAAACCGACGAGAACGGTCGATATAAATTCAATCTGGCCAAAGAATCAGAGTACAACGTATCGGCCGATAAAACCGGCTACCGTAGCGATACCGAAAATTTGGCCACGATAGGGTTAACTACTTCGCAGGTACTTAAACAAGATTTATATTTAGAACCAATTGTTCGCAACGCGGCCATCAGGTTGGAGAATATTTATTATGATTTCGACAAGTGGAACATTCGCCCCGACGCGGCCATTGAGCTCGATAAACTAGTGCAAATCATGACCGAAAATCCAACCATTTGGATCGAATTGGGTTCTCATACCGATAGTCGTGGTAAAGACGCTTACAACCTAAGCTTATCGCAAAAAAGGGCCGAGTCTGCTGTAGCCTATATCATTTCGAAAGGTATCAACAGAAACCGTATCGAAGCAAAGGGATATGGCGAAACGCAGCTTTTAAACCGCTGTGCCAATGGCGTAAAGTGTAGCGAAACAGAGCATCAGTTAAACAGAAGAACTGAATTCAAAATAGTTAAAGAGTAA
- a CDS encoding response regulator: protein MKTKNTVSTFTILIADDHEIIRRGLKSLISDFWTGVDIICVSTLEEALTETEKFPSLVIIDVNLPGGNNLKVIEQIKLIQPNAKILVFSSLNENIYAVPYLKSGAAGYLTKNAEESEIVTAITTILAGSRYSSRNVKENMFNSILGNDADNPFTKLSGRELEVAELLTKGVGVLEISNQLKLRMGTVSTYKLRLFQKLKIKSIIELAEKMSIYEK from the coding sequence ATGAAAACGAAGAACACAGTTAGTACATTCACCATCCTTATTGCCGACGACCATGAAATCATTCGTAGGGGCTTAAAAAGCCTCATTTCTGACTTTTGGACCGGAGTCGATATCATTTGTGTTTCAACACTGGAAGAAGCGCTCACAGAGACGGAAAAGTTCCCCAGTCTGGTCATTATCGACGTAAACTTACCTGGAGGAAATAACCTGAAAGTGATCGAGCAAATTAAGTTGATTCAACCGAATGCTAAGATTTTGGTGTTCTCATCGTTGAATGAAAACATTTACGCCGTACCGTACCTAAAATCAGGCGCAGCCGGTTACCTTACAAAAAACGCAGAAGAATCTGAAATTGTAACTGCAATTACGACCATTTTGGCCGGAAGCAGGTACTCGAGCAGAAATGTTAAAGAAAACATGTTCAACAGCATTTTAGGTAACGATGCCGATAACCCTTTTACCAAACTTTCGGGCAGAGAACTCGAGGTAGCTGAATTGCTTACAAAAGGTGTTGGCGTACTCGAAATATCTAACCAGCTAAAACTACGCATGGGTACAGTAAGTACCTATAAATTGCGCTTGTTTCAAAAACTAAAAATCAAGAGCATCATCGAATTAGCCGAAAAGATGAGCATTTACGAAAAATAA
- a CDS encoding PorP/SprF family type IX secretion system membrane protein encodes MKKLILLLIASFLLTVKQASAQQDAQFSQYMFNGIYINPAYAGYKEVLNLHSFYRTQWTGINGAPKSISLAVDAIANNGNVGLALQVASDKLGAQSNLNVYANYAYRIRMNNDGSSRLAFGLGVGMAQLGIDGAMLNPNDPEPFQPVGVQSTIVPDARAGVYFANDRVYAGFSADNLIATFINIDRFAFIPQPRPHYYLTAGALVPLSEDFQLKPSFLLKDDRGGPTSLDVNVFLMIRDLVWIGGSYRTGVKLYNKNYLQRDLSSRNSAVAAIQIFPSSSVRIGYGYDFSVGPLQGYSGGTHEISIAYAFSRPNFRMATPRVF; translated from the coding sequence ATGAAGAAATTAATATTACTACTGATAGCCTCTTTTCTACTGACCGTTAAGCAGGCTTCGGCACAGCAAGACGCACAATTTAGTCAGTACATGTTCAACGGGATTTACATTAACCCGGCCTATGCGGGCTACAAAGAGGTGTTAAATTTGCACAGCTTTTACCGCACACAATGGACAGGTATTAACGGCGCCCCGAAAAGCATTTCGCTGGCTGTAGATGCCATAGCAAACAACGGAAATGTGGGCCTTGCACTCCAGGTGGCGAGCGATAAACTCGGGGCACAATCTAACCTGAATGTTTACGCAAATTATGCCTACCGCATCCGCATGAACAACGATGGCAGCTCGCGATTGGCCTTTGGGCTTGGCGTGGGTATGGCACAATTAGGTATTGATGGGGCCATGCTTAACCCGAACGATCCCGAGCCGTTTCAACCGGTAGGCGTTCAGAGCACCATCGTGCCTGATGCACGGGCAGGAGTTTATTTCGCCAACGATCGCGTTTATGCCGGCTTCTCGGCCGATAACCTCATTGCTACCTTCATTAACATCGATCGGTTTGCGTTTATTCCACAGCCACGACCACATTATTACCTCACCGCAGGCGCACTCGTACCCTTATCTGAAGATTTTCAGTTGAAGCCGTCGTTTTTACTGAAAGATGATAGGGGCGGGCCGACAAGTTTGGATGTAAATGTCTTTTTAATGATTAGAGACCTCGTATGGATTGGCGGTTCATACCGAACAGGGGTAAAGCTCTATAACAAAAACTACCTTCAAAGAGACCTCAGTTCGCGAAACTCGGCAGTTGCGGCCATACAAATCTTTCCCTCAAGCAGCGTTAGGATAGGTTATGGCTACGATTTCTCCGTGGGGCCGCTTCAGGGTTACAGCGGCGGAACACACGAAATTTCTATTGCGTACGCTTTCAGCAGGCCCAATTTCAGGATGGCCACGCCGAGGGTCTTTTAA
- a CDS encoding gliding motility-associated C-terminal domain-containing protein — protein MKKNIKHILLFIFLIIIGSESYGQTGAGSMTVDDSNVNVAAGTTEIRFSENTYFGPQAKWIINGTLEIYSKNVWIAKEASFTGSGKIVIYNPGDNPFYTDMPSSSTFIDGNNSNFINLLVEHRNYNNVILGDIADPGYKTTNPTGAQAAALNIGGTLDLAVNKANIILNGNNLSFNTDGKINNYGQSRMVVTGNSIIGHMAKEFAEGTTFVFPVGIAERDYTPATITATKTSKISVSVQDYAAANIPGVTTRQNIDRMWNIYSSVPVATNITLQHNISTDGIDFKEETATVSQYLGNAKWDFTAGGMVSSGVHARNNVLIAADMAANGAYFTKHAVTGNNVFIPNLFTPNGDGINDVFEIRGISLFSQNDLVIVNRWGNEVYKSKNYQNSWSGEGLNEGTYYYLLRVKETASAPWQVFKGYITLIRAFKQ, from the coding sequence ATGAAAAAGAACATAAAACATATTTTGCTCTTTATTTTTCTGATCATTATCGGATCAGAAAGCTATGGGCAAACTGGAGCGGGAAGTATGACGGTTGACGATTCAAACGTTAATGTGGCCGCAGGAACAACCGAAATTCGTTTTTCTGAAAACACTTATTTTGGCCCCCAAGCAAAATGGATAATTAACGGCACGCTCGAAATATATAGCAAAAACGTTTGGATTGCCAAAGAAGCGTCGTTTACCGGAAGCGGAAAAATTGTAATTTATAATCCCGGCGACAATCCTTTTTATACGGATATGCCTTCAAGTTCAACCTTTATTGATGGAAACAACAGCAATTTCATTAATCTGCTTGTTGAACACAGAAACTATAACAACGTGATTTTGGGCGATATTGCCGATCCGGGTTACAAAACCACCAACCCAACAGGTGCGCAGGCTGCTGCCCTAAATATTGGCGGCACTTTAGATTTAGCAGTAAACAAGGCCAATATTATTTTGAATGGCAATAATCTTTCGTTCAATACCGATGGCAAAATAAACAACTATGGCCAATCGCGAATGGTGGTTACCGGCAACAGCATTATTGGGCATATGGCCAAGGAATTTGCTGAGGGTACTACCTTCGTTTTCCCCGTGGGTATTGCCGAGCGTGATTACACACCGGCGACTATTACTGCCACAAAAACAAGTAAAATCAGCGTAAGCGTACAAGATTACGCGGCGGCAAACATTCCGGGTGTTACCACAAGGCAAAACATCGATCGCATGTGGAATATTTATTCATCCGTTCCTGTGGCCACAAACATTACCCTTCAGCACAATATTAGTACCGATGGCATCGATTTTAAAGAAGAAACGGCCACCGTTTCCCAATATCTCGGAAATGCCAAATGGGATTTTACTGCAGGCGGGATGGTTAGTTCGGGCGTACACGCTAGAAACAATGTGTTAATTGCTGCCGATATGGCGGCCAACGGCGCCTACTTTACAAAACACGCCGTAACTGGCAATAATGTCTTTATTCCGAACCTGTTTACGCCAAATGGCGATGGCATCAATGACGTTTTTGAGATTCGCGGAATTAGTCTGTTTAGCCAAAACGATCTGGTTATCGTAAACAGATGGGGAAATGAAGTTTACAAATCGAAGAACTATCAAAACTCGTGGAGTGGCGAGGGCTTAAATGAGGGCACCTATTATTATTTGCTTCGGGTAAAAGAAACCGCTTCGGCACCGTGGCAGGTATTTAAAGGATATATAACGCTGATTAGGGCTTTTAAACAATAG
- a CDS encoding DUF11 domain-containing protein, with product MTNLATTRLWSVNLLIVLICSLLGNKAFAQATIKVPFSQRISAMAPGDFKNKQTYSLQGDFTMLGNSNAFVDPYSDDENNSSAMKFYKLPADANNPAIRNSSAADFKLPAGLNSSCTKIVFAGLYWAGRGDNNSADVLSKSGNAGDGMNKKKIKFKAPGMASYTDITATDLFYGSSDVSGMYTGYYDVTNLVRNAGVGTYSVANIATFEGEDNLSNPVIGYYGGWGLVIVYENTSLKWRDITVFDGFAHIKNANGGAYGQLDVAGFRACQNGSVHIRMGMMAGEGDRDLAGDYFQIQMRNSSAYQSLSHGGNTAGNFFNSSVYTGGNTRMPNRTNNYGIDISMFDLPNTNNSLISNNQTSTSFRFGTTQDVYNIFNITFAVDAYVPQVELLNVSKSGVANQGDVAPGQVLDFDLNVYNKGTEAIKNGKVEVVIPPNLHFVKATSALGGGTVTWTHPYSTDPAATPGGKIVWDLGTIPLPADPSAIVATLKYKLKVTDDCTLLTTSNSNCELSVELNGNIAGQGAISNSNVRGSFIIGYNDGACMGNPIREPFTMNIKVGGTQLKNCPRETANGVRQFAAFCSATGNVIPRLQIASAYPAGTKFYAQVPGTTGYTSSLVTGDFAVAANGTSTKYYAVLEGAQDNCYLKLETLIDKVTTQPTAQDINYCFGSTAPLNNQLSATGSANGYQLFYFADASTPTPLSAAPAPTAAGTYTYYVAEGILRDNVLCIGSKVPFIITVNAVPVITQNIDDFYVCNKGNKTVSVQATNGASVEWQYYNKSAKGWTPITNSTFSGTISPGGNNLNITGASIDIDALKIRAMFTSAGGCVAYTNEAIIQVKNCMIMTNPMIPAKFKKN from the coding sequence ATGACAAACTTAGCAACAACACGATTGTGGAGCGTCAATCTCCTGATCGTACTCATATGCTCATTGTTGGGAAACAAGGCATTTGCACAGGCTACAATAAAGGTTCCGTTTTCGCAGCGGATATCGGCAATGGCTCCGGGCGATTTCAAGAACAAGCAAACGTATAGCCTCCAGGGCGATTTTACGATGCTTGGAAACTCAAACGCCTTTGTCGATCCCTACAGCGATGACGAGAACAACTCAAGCGCAATGAAATTTTACAAATTGCCTGCAGACGCGAACAACCCGGCCATTAGAAATTCATCAGCAGCAGATTTTAAGCTGCCAGCGGGACTTAATTCTTCCTGCACCAAAATTGTATTTGCAGGCTTGTACTGGGCCGGTCGCGGAGATAACAACTCAGCCGATGTTTTAAGCAAAAGCGGAAATGCCGGCGACGGAATGAACAAAAAGAAAATCAAGTTTAAAGCTCCGGGCATGGCAAGTTACACCGACATTACAGCTACTGATCTTTTTTACGGTTCGTCTGATGTTTCGGGAATGTACACCGGCTATTACGATGTAACCAATTTGGTTCGCAATGCTGGCGTAGGAACCTACAGTGTGGCAAACATCGCCACTTTTGAAGGCGAAGACAATCTCTCGAATCCCGTTATTGGCTATTACGGTGGCTGGGGCCTGGTAATTGTTTACGAAAACACCTCTTTAAAATGGAGAGATATAACCGTTTTTGATGGCTTTGCACACATTAAAAATGCCAACGGCGGAGCATACGGTCAATTAGATGTTGCCGGTTTCAGGGCTTGCCAAAACGGTAGCGTGCATATTAGAATGGGCATGATGGCAGGCGAGGGTGATAGAGATCTTGCAGGCGATTATTTTCAGATTCAAATGCGCAATTCGTCGGCCTACCAATCTTTATCCCATGGCGGAAACACCGCGGGCAATTTCTTCAATTCATCGGTATATACCGGAGGCAATACACGCATGCCAAATCGTACCAACAATTATGGTATCGATATTAGCATGTTCGATTTACCAAATACAAACAATTCGCTCATCAGCAACAACCAAACAAGCACATCGTTCCGTTTTGGAACTACTCAGGATGTGTACAACATTTTCAATATCACTTTCGCAGTTGATGCCTATGTGCCACAGGTTGAGTTACTCAATGTTTCTAAAAGTGGCGTAGCCAATCAAGGAGACGTTGCGCCGGGGCAGGTATTGGATTTTGATTTAAATGTGTACAACAAGGGAACCGAGGCGATAAAGAACGGAAAGGTTGAAGTGGTTATCCCACCGAATCTTCATTTTGTAAAGGCTACCTCAGCGCTTGGTGGCGGAACCGTTACATGGACGCATCCGTACAGTACCGATCCAGCTGCTACACCGGGGGGCAAAATTGTTTGGGACCTGGGCACTATTCCGTTGCCTGCCGATCCATCGGCGATTGTAGCCACCTTAAAATATAAGCTTAAGGTAACAGATGATTGTACCTTACTTACCACGAGCAACAGCAATTGCGAATTATCGGTAGAGCTGAATGGAAACATCGCAGGGCAAGGCGCAATATCAAACAGCAATGTTCGCGGCAGCTTTATTATTGGTTATAACGACGGCGCTTGCATGGGCAACCCCATAAGAGAACCCTTTACAATGAACATTAAAGTAGGCGGAACCCAACTTAAAAACTGTCCGCGTGAAACCGCCAATGGTGTAAGGCAATTCGCCGCATTTTGTTCGGCCACAGGCAATGTAATACCACGGTTGCAGATTGCTTCAGCCTATCCGGCAGGCACTAAATTTTATGCACAGGTTCCTGGTACCACAGGCTATACCAGCAGTTTGGTAACGGGCGATTTTGCTGTAGCAGCAAACGGAACATCGACCAAATACTATGCAGTTTTAGAAGGCGCACAAGACAATTGTTACCTCAAGCTAGAAACGCTTATTGATAAGGTAACCACCCAGCCAACCGCACAAGATATTAATTATTGCTTTGGCAGCACAGCACCGTTAAATAATCAACTATCTGCTACTGGCTCGGCCAACGGTTATCAGTTATTTTACTTTGCCGATGCCTCAACGCCAACGCCACTTTCGGCCGCTCCGGCGCCCACTGCCGCAGGAACATACACCTATTATGTTGCCGAAGGTATTTTAAGAGATAATGTTTTGTGTATCGGTTCAAAGGTTCCGTTTATCATTACGGTAAATGCAGTTCCGGTGATTACTCAAAACATCGATGATTTTTACGTGTGCAATAAAGGCAACAAAACGGTTAGCGTTCAGGCAACAAATGGCGCATCGGTCGAATGGCAATATTATAACAAGAGCGCCAAAGGATGGACGCCCATAACCAACAGCACTTTCTCAGGCACAATTAGCCCAGGCGGCAACAACCTTAATATTACAGGTGCGTCAATCGATATTGATGCTTTGAAAATCAGGGCGATGTTTACCTCCGCAGGTGGTTGTGTTGCTTACACAAACGAGGCCATTATTCAGGTTAAAAACTGCATGATTATGACCAACCCGATGATTCCTGCAAAATTTAAGAAAAACTAA
- a CDS encoding beta strand repeat-containing protein, translating into MKRISICVSPNRGRIRNFCAQKKSLLLVFALTCTVFGAVAQQKVKDGSISTTNLPNKDAIVELESANKGMLFSRIALEGTMVSAPLSAHVAGMMVYNTAKTSDVVPGIYYNTGSRWILAGAGKASNISYNPTTFEISFLNADNKPVVINLGDVVRQNQTITTLIDNKNGTYTYTAEDGKITTINVPADVINQFEQIANNTTVRQIIQSIVTKTGGNVYYDGKTFTYIDKNGVTQTINIAQIVKDNETITTLVNNNNGTYTYTAENGKTTVINVPAEVINNFQSIANDNSVKQIIENIVKNTAGNVFYDGANFTYIDVNGVKQIINIAQLVQANETVTTLVKNTDGTYTYTNEKNEKVNIDVIGDAVNNIVNLGNLYTTIKNLFNKSETVTSLVYNATDNTLTYTDEAHVANVIDIVTLVRKNQLTTSLTNGITTEVSSTSSASNASNTEYKVEVKNGAITTEKLADASVTNGKIGADAITTDKIKDGEVKTADIADAAISTEKINNKAVTAAKLDAGTGTNGRIAVADAAGNVSYSNTMPGTSIAGEDVTAASNKIILGGTPAGAALKRFSVDVDETKLNLNANQIKGGTAGQVMVVGADLKGAWVDQSAVTSVSNNSSANALNTTVNGKTGQDVKIINSNVLTMDAATKSLTSTVNGVASNALDLSAAIAASQKTTTVSNGTNTTATGTTTGNVTDYKVNVNNASATTTGAVKPGSGLAIDNDGTLSVEVSTITSGKALNSTDLSISAGGATSLLKDVTVDIKSGAVNSDKIADGSVTGTDIALKTVAATNLTAAGAATGDVATANADGTVTYQAVNAANVINGKNLTAGDASIVIGTGTGATLVDANVKVAVGGICTDKIANGAVTINKIANAAPYNVMTTDDAGTPAWVPQSSLIPATTVSNLSAVNTLTTTVNGVTGNGVEIINSNALCLDSTRRFLTSIVNGYISGAIDISPVVTATQKTTTLSNGTNTSVASTTTGNVTDYKVNVPTACIETLGVVKQAPTNAAVTINAAGELVANANNGLTVANANVQLGGQLNQATTITTTANNTLAVAGLQPGTMTDKIVAADDNGILRVVKAAMPRFFYMPSMLLNTETVGATYTVNLYNEYKSQFTNIPASQRSSATSNIPFIPTAAELDYYVTYFDNTVIQIVSVQADGTLTYKVTANAKMSSFVNIVFVVK; encoded by the coding sequence ATGAAACGCATCTCAATCTGTGTGTCTCCTAACAGAGGCCGTATCCGGAATTTTTGTGCTCAAAAAAAATCGCTACTATTAGTTTTTGCGCTTACGTGTACCGTATTTGGTGCTGTAGCTCAGCAAAAAGTTAAAGATGGCTCGATTTCGACAACCAATTTACCCAACAAAGATGCCATTGTTGAGTTAGAAAGTGCTAACAAAGGTATGCTCTTCTCCAGAATTGCACTCGAAGGTACGATGGTTTCGGCACCGCTGTCTGCCCACGTTGCAGGTATGATGGTTTACAACACGGCCAAAACCTCCGATGTGGTACCAGGCATTTATTACAACACCGGATCGAGGTGGATTTTAGCGGGTGCTGGTAAAGCCTCAAACATTAGCTACAATCCGACTACGTTCGAAATTTCATTCCTTAATGCAGATAATAAGCCAGTTGTAATCAATCTGGGCGATGTAGTAAGACAAAATCAAACCATTACAACCCTTATCGATAATAAGAATGGCACGTATACTTACACTGCTGAAGATGGTAAAATAACTACTATAAATGTTCCGGCGGATGTAATCAATCAGTTTGAGCAAATTGCCAATAATACAACGGTACGGCAAATCATTCAAAGCATTGTAACAAAGACAGGTGGCAATGTTTACTACGACGGAAAGACCTTTACCTACATTGACAAGAACGGGGTAACGCAAACCATCAACATTGCGCAGATTGTTAAAGACAACGAAACCATAACAACACTTGTAAATAACAATAACGGCACTTATACCTACACTGCCGAAAATGGCAAAACAACAGTTATTAATGTACCGGCCGAAGTGATCAATAATTTTCAATCGATTGCTAACGACAACTCGGTAAAGCAAATTATCGAGAACATTGTTAAAAACACCGCTGGAAATGTATTTTACGATGGTGCAAACTTTACCTACATTGATGTTAATGGTGTTAAACAAATCATCAATATCGCTCAACTGGTACAGGCTAACGAAACAGTTACCACATTGGTTAAAAATACTGACGGTACTTACACCTACACCAACGAGAAAAACGAGAAAGTAAACATCGATGTAATTGGCGATGCGGTAAACAATATTGTTAACCTCGGCAATTTATATACAACCATTAAAAACCTGTTCAACAAGTCGGAAACCGTTACCAGTTTGGTTTATAATGCTACCGACAACACGCTTACCTATACAGATGAAGCGCATGTTGCCAACGTGATCGACATTGTAACGCTGGTACGCAAAAATCAGTTGACTACGAGTTTGACCAACGGCATTACTACCGAAGTTAGCTCGACCAGTTCGGCTTCGAATGCCAGCAATACGGAATACAAGGTTGAGGTAAAAAACGGAGCCATAACTACCGAAAAACTTGCTGATGCTTCGGTAACTAATGGTAAAATCGGTGCAGACGCCATTACAACCGACAAAATTAAAGACGGAGAAGTTAAAACTGCTGATATTGCAGATGCTGCAATCAGTACCGAAAAAATAAATAACAAGGCAGTAACTGCCGCCAAGCTCGATGCGGGAACCGGAACAAATGGCCGCATTGCCGTTGCTGATGCCGCGGGTAATGTGAGTTATTCAAACACCATGCCGGGTACATCGATTGCTGGCGAAGATGTTACGGCAGCAAGCAACAAGATCATTTTGGGCGGAACACCTGCCGGCGCAGCACTAAAACGCTTTTCGGTTGATGTAGATGAAACCAAACTGAACCTTAATGCCAACCAGATTAAAGGCGGTACTGCAGGCCAGGTAATGGTTGTTGGTGCCGATCTTAAAGGTGCCTGGGTAGATCAATCTGCCGTTACTTCGGTAAGCAACAATTCATCAGCAAACGCATTAAATACGACAGTAAACGGAAAAACTGGTCAGGACGTTAAAATCATTAATTCAAATGTTTTAACAATGGATGCAGCAACCAAATCTCTAACCAGTACGGTAAACGGTGTTGCAAGCAACGCGTTAGATCTGTCGGCGGCCATAGCTGCAAGCCAAAAAACCACAACGGTATCAAACGGCACAAATACCACAGCCACAGGCACAACAACCGGAAATGTAACGGATTACAAAGTAAATGTAAACAATGCAAGCGCAACTACAACTGGTGCTGTTAAACCGGGTTCGGGGCTTGCTATTGATAACGATGGTACTTTATCTGTCGAGGTTTCTACAATCACTTCCGGAAAGGCGCTTAACTCTACCGATCTTTCAATTTCTGCAGGTGGTGCAACTTCTTTATTAAAGGATGTAACTGTAGATATTAAAAGCGGTGCCGTTAACAGCGATAAAATTGCCGATGGCAGCGTTACCGGAACCGATATTGCGCTTAAAACAGTTGCCGCTACAAACTTAACGGCAGCGGGTGCGGCCACAGGCGATGTTGCAACAGCAAATGCCGATGGAACAGTTACTTATCAAGCCGTAAACGCAGCTAATGTAATTAATGGCAAAAACCTTACTGCTGGCGATGCATCAATCGTTATCGGCACCGGAACGGGCGCAACCCTTGTTGATGCCAATGTAAAAGTAGCCGTTGGTGGTATATGCACCGATAAAATAGCCAATGGTGCGGTAACGATCAATAAAATTGCAAACGCAGCGCCTTATAATGTAATGACTACAGACGATGCCGGAACGCCAGCGTGGGTACCTCAATCGTCGTTAATTCCTGCTACAACCGTGTCTAATCTATCAGCCGTAAATACACTTACTACAACCGTAAATGGGGTTACTGGCAACGGAGTTGAAATAATTAATTCGAACGCATTATGTTTAGATTCAACAAGGCGCTTCCTTACCAGTATTGTAAATGGCTATATAAGCGGTGCAATTGATATTTCGCCAGTGGTTACGGCCACTCAGAAAACCACAACACTATCTAATGGTACAAACACTTCGGTGGCATCCACCACAACAGGTAATGTTACCGATTATAAGGTAAACGTGCCAACGGCCTGTATAGAAACATTGGGTGTTGTTAAACAAGCGCCAACCAACGCGGCAGTAACCATTAATGCCGCCGGAGAACTGGTTGCAAACGCCAACAACGGCTTAACAGTAGCAAATGCAAACGTACAGTTGGGTGGCCAGTTAAACCAGGCAACCACCATTACAACAACAGCAAATAATACCCTTGCCGTTGCGGGCCTGCAACCCGGCACAATGACCGATAAAATAGTAGCAGCCGATGACAATGGAATTTTGAGAGTGGTGAAGGCTGCAATGCCGAGGTTTTTCTACATGCCATCGATGCTGTTAAATACCGAAACCGTTGGTGCTACTTACACGGTAAACTTATACAACGAGTATAAATCGCAGTTTACCAATATTCCGGCTTCGCAGCGCAGCTCAGCTACATCCAACATCCCATTTATACCCACGGCAGCAGAGCTCGATTATTACGTTACCTACTTTGATAACACGGTGATACAAATTGTAAGCGTACAGGCCGATGGAACTTTAACCTACAAGGTTACCGCAAACGCCAAAATGTCATCATTTGTGAACATTGTATTTGTTGTTAAATAA